A stretch of Metabacillus sp. FJAT-52054 DNA encodes these proteins:
- the neuC gene encoding UDP-N-acetylglucosamine 2-epimerase, which produces MKKQKVCIVTGTRAEYGLLTPLMRRIKNYHNFDLQIVATGMHLSPEFGLTYKNIEEDGFNINEKVEMLLSSDTPSGVVKSMGIGTIGFADVFTKLRPDLLIILGDRFEMLAAAQTALIFGLPIAHIHGGEQTFGAYDDAIRHSITKMATFHFTSSESHRQRVIQLGENPSKVWNVGALGIENITKMLLLSKKELYSQLSIRNDQPYFLITYHPETAGETDGIHSILAALQELRDYNLIFTKSNADNGGRLINEKIKDYISSNPNAHLFDSLGQLRYLSAVKHAEAVIGNSSSGLIEVPYLNTPTVNCGGRQSGRECPSSVFHTELDVHRISLTIKAALQYKGPYDQIYGDGKTSEKIINCLKGFQSFSIKKEFYNL; this is translated from the coding sequence ATGAAGAAGCAAAAAGTGTGTATAGTAACTGGAACTAGAGCAGAGTATGGTTTATTAACTCCACTGATGAGAAGAATTAAGAATTATCATAACTTTGATCTTCAAATAGTTGCAACAGGAATGCACCTATCCCCTGAGTTTGGCTTAACTTATAAGAATATAGAAGAAGACGGCTTTAATATTAATGAGAAAGTTGAGATGCTCCTTTCGTCAGATACTCCATCAGGGGTGGTTAAATCAATGGGTATAGGTACTATAGGATTTGCAGACGTATTTACCAAACTTCGACCAGATCTCTTAATAATCCTTGGTGATCGTTTTGAAATGCTAGCTGCTGCACAAACTGCTCTGATATTTGGACTGCCAATAGCCCATATTCACGGTGGGGAGCAAACATTTGGGGCATATGATGATGCAATAAGGCATTCTATAACTAAAATGGCAACTTTCCATTTCACTAGTTCAGAATCACACAGGCAAAGAGTAATCCAATTAGGAGAAAATCCGAGTAAAGTATGGAATGTTGGTGCTCTCGGAATAGAAAATATTACCAAAATGCTTTTGCTGTCAAAAAAAGAGCTATACAGTCAACTTTCTATCCGTAACGATCAACCTTACTTCTTAATAACCTATCATCCAGAAACCGCAGGTGAAACAGATGGAATTCATTCCATTCTTGCTGCATTACAGGAATTAAGAGATTACAATTTAATATTTACTAAGTCCAATGCAGACAATGGTGGAAGGTTAATAAATGAAAAAATAAAGGACTATATATCATCTAATCCCAATGCTCATTTATTTGACTCCTTAGGGCAGTTGAGATACTTGAGTGCGGTTAAACACGCTGAAGCAGTTATTGGTAACTCTTCCAGTGGACTAATTGAAGTGCCATACTTGAATACTCCAACTGTTAATTGTGGAGGGCGGCAATCTGGAAGAGAATGTCCTTCTTCAGTTTTCCATACTGAACTAGATGTGCATAGAATTTCTCTAACAATAAAGGCCGCATTACAGTATAAGGGACCTTATGATCAAATTTATGGAGATGGCAAAACATCTGAAAAAATCATAAATTGTTTAAAGGGATTCCAATCCTTTTCTATTAAAAAGGAGTTTTATAATCTATGA
- a CDS encoding LegC family aminotransferase → METIKTWAPEQDIIPLHEPLFIGNEKKYVLDCIESGWVSSVGKYVDEFERNLAEFTGVKRAVAVVNGTAALHIALKLAGVKTDDEVMIPSLTFVATANAVIYENANPHFVDVDQRTLGIDPKKLREYLTNITQIKDGKCVNKRTGRVISAIVPMHTFGHPVSIDELKKVTDEFYIAIVEDAAESLGSYYKGIHTGNFGKVAAVSFNGNKTITTGGGGAILTNDDEVANRAKHLTTTAKVPHRWEYTHDEIGYNYRMPNINAALGVAQLEQLPSYLKQKRQLAEKYKLLFSCMDGVKFYEEPEYGQSNYWLQTIILDPNVHDRNQVLELLNKHGIMSRPIWMPLHELIPFQSCPQMNLSATEQLKNSVINIPSSPYLGEL, encoded by the coding sequence ATGGAAACAATTAAAACTTGGGCTCCCGAGCAAGACATTATTCCTCTTCATGAACCGCTTTTTATTGGTAATGAAAAAAAATATGTATTAGATTGCATTGAGTCTGGCTGGGTTTCTTCAGTTGGAAAATATGTGGATGAATTTGAGCGGAACCTTGCAGAGTTCACAGGAGTTAAGCGAGCTGTAGCCGTAGTAAATGGTACAGCGGCGCTTCATATTGCCCTAAAACTTGCAGGTGTTAAAACGGATGATGAGGTAATGATTCCATCATTAACATTTGTAGCAACAGCAAACGCCGTTATTTACGAAAATGCTAATCCGCATTTTGTTGATGTGGACCAGCGAACGTTAGGTATTGATCCCAAAAAATTGAGAGAGTATTTAACAAACATCACTCAGATTAAAGATGGTAAATGTGTAAATAAGAGGACTGGTCGAGTTATAAGCGCTATCGTTCCTATGCATACATTTGGTCATCCAGTTTCAATAGATGAATTAAAAAAGGTAACGGATGAATTTTATATTGCAATAGTTGAGGATGCGGCAGAGTCATTAGGTTCCTATTATAAAGGAATACACACTGGAAATTTTGGTAAAGTGGCGGCTGTAAGTTTTAATGGAAACAAAACAATCACCACAGGTGGCGGAGGGGCAATATTGACGAATGATGATGAAGTAGCTAATCGCGCAAAACATTTAACTACTACAGCTAAAGTCCCTCACCGATGGGAGTATACGCATGATGAAATTGGCTATAACTATCGAATGCCTAACATCAACGCTGCACTTGGAGTGGCCCAATTAGAGCAATTACCCAGCTACCTCAAACAAAAACGCCAATTAGCTGAAAAGTATAAATTGTTATTTTCATGTATGGATGGAGTCAAATTTTATGAAGAGCCAGAGTACGGTCAAAGTAATTACTGGTTACAAACGATAATCCTCGATCCGAATGTGCATGATCGCAATCAAGTGTTAGAGCTTCTAAATAAGCACGGGATTATGTCCCGCCCAATCTGGATGCCTTTACACGAACTGATACCATTTCAATCTTGTCCACAGATGAATTTATCAGCCACAGAGCAATTGAAGAACTCAGTAATTAATATACCAAGTAGTCCTTATTTGGGAGAACTTTGA
- a CDS encoding NAD-dependent 4,6-dehydratase LegB produces the protein MNDRILITGADGFIGSHLTEELVRQGYSVRAFVYYNSFNSWGWLDSAESDVKKNLDVFAGDIRDPYGVKTAMQGCDTVLHLASLIAIPYSYHSPETYIDTNIKGTLNVLQAARELNVSKVVHTSTSEVYGTALYVPIDEDHPLQGQSPYSASKIGADQMALSFYRSFETPVSVIRPFNTYGPRQSARAVIPTIIAQLANGSNKIKLGAIHPTRDFSFIKDTVGGFIATMNSKKSIGDVVNIGSNYEISIGETAQLIAEVMGVSLEIETDDQRLRPEKSEVDRLWAENKKAKELLGWEPLYGDKEGFKRGLKETAEWFSKPVNLKQYKADVYNI, from the coding sequence GTGAATGACAGAATTCTTATAACTGGAGCAGACGGATTTATTGGCTCTCATTTAACAGAAGAACTTGTGAGACAGGGATATAGTGTTCGGGCCTTTGTCTACTACAATTCATTTAATTCATGGGGTTGGCTGGATTCTGCAGAAAGTGATGTGAAAAAAAATCTTGATGTGTTTGCAGGAGATATTCGTGATCCTTATGGAGTCAAAACAGCGATGCAAGGCTGCGACACAGTCTTGCATTTAGCTTCGTTAATTGCAATTCCTTATTCCTATCACTCTCCTGAAACGTATATCGATACGAATATTAAAGGTACTCTAAATGTACTTCAGGCGGCTCGGGAACTGAATGTATCTAAAGTGGTTCATACCTCAACAAGTGAGGTGTACGGAACAGCATTATATGTGCCGATTGATGAAGATCACCCACTCCAAGGGCAATCCCCATATTCTGCATCCAAAATCGGTGCGGATCAGATGGCCTTGTCGTTCTATCGTTCGTTTGAAACTCCGGTCTCTGTTATTCGACCATTCAATACGTATGGACCAAGACAATCCGCTAGGGCTGTTATTCCTACCATTATTGCTCAGCTTGCCAATGGTTCGAATAAAATTAAACTTGGTGCGATTCATCCAACTCGTGATTTTAGCTTTATAAAAGATACGGTTGGTGGCTTTATCGCAACAATGAATTCTAAAAAATCAATTGGTGACGTCGTTAATATTGGGAGCAATTACGAAATATCAATTGGAGAAACCGCTCAATTAATTGCTGAAGTGATGGGGGTGTCTTTAGAAATTGAAACGGATGATCAACGACTCCGTCCAGAGAAGAGTGAAGTGGACAGACTTTGGGCTGAAAATAAGAAGGCGAAGGAATTACTAGGTTGGGAACCTTTATATGGAGATAAAGAAGGATTCAAGAGAGGTTTAAAAGAAACGGCAGAGTGGTTCTCAAAACCCGTGAATTTAAAACAATATAAGGCAGATGTGTATAACATATGA
- a CDS encoding 6-hydroxymethylpterin diphosphokinase MptE-like protein: protein MELLEKNIDILTQNPIHWIGEYKRGNQQSLLEMDLNQNQKNTSSKSLLLFDKKQRPNALKKELIFAIGINSLQEIKVLFQTMSKESVIIIIEPSRTFFDSVLNNKDLSILKSQNIILFADDLTNLPLFLDHIFSTNLIYLVKNIRFYLTHYYREFNVKVSTEIVKEVKSTVKYKALTYGNSIQDSLTGFKQNMKNIKHLIVSKNVAKLQDIFKNVPAIIVAAGPSLNKNIKQIKNMKSRVIIIAVDTIAEKLIDEGIIPDFVCSIEREKETYDYFYKNKRFPKEVNLVGPLLLYPPIFDEFKGNKIIPMRENVGEYIWLRETLGLFGQNSVSLGLSCAHVAFGFAEHIGASPIILVGQDLAFDSSNGNSHAGGTIYDNKVFANNVFSNVNEINVEGYDGGTVPSTDIWVSFKKWFEKEIVDKELFVINATEGGAKIENTLQMKLIEVIEKYCSEPVVVSDKIDSVENYPISLKTMKTVLNDQRNILDQLKREFDNQYLKINRLKINKKSTEKELMKNLSVLQETDNYFQQVNNNWLLRHNLQPVLLTSLWDLNSIEQVLSVENLKKNKEIQLGFLEASIFVLKELYSIIENSLIEMKVNNGVEKE, encoded by the coding sequence ATGGAATTACTGGAAAAAAATATAGATATTTTAACCCAAAACCCTATTCATTGGATAGGTGAGTATAAAAGGGGAAATCAACAAAGTCTTTTAGAAATGGATTTAAATCAAAATCAAAAAAATACATCAAGTAAGAGTCTCTTGTTATTTGATAAAAAACAAAGACCAAATGCTTTGAAGAAGGAACTAATATTTGCAATAGGGATTAATTCATTGCAGGAAATTAAAGTACTGTTTCAAACCATGAGCAAAGAGTCAGTAATAATTATAATTGAACCTAGTAGAACCTTTTTTGATTCTGTACTTAATAATAAGGATCTATCTATTTTAAAATCACAGAATATAATTCTTTTTGCTGATGATTTGACTAACCTTCCTCTTTTCCTAGACCATATATTCTCTACAAATCTTATATACCTTGTAAAGAATATTCGATTTTATTTAACCCATTATTATAGAGAATTCAATGTAAAAGTGAGTACTGAAATAGTTAAAGAAGTAAAGTCAACTGTAAAATACAAAGCTTTAACCTATGGTAATTCAATACAAGATAGCTTGACAGGTTTTAAGCAAAACATGAAAAATATTAAGCATTTGATAGTTTCTAAAAATGTAGCAAAATTACAAGATATATTTAAAAATGTACCTGCCATTATTGTAGCAGCTGGACCATCATTAAATAAAAATATAAAGCAAATAAAAAATATGAAATCTCGAGTAATAATAATTGCTGTTGACACTATCGCAGAAAAATTAATAGACGAGGGAATAATACCAGACTTTGTATGTTCTATTGAACGAGAAAAAGAAACTTATGATTATTTTTATAAAAATAAAAGATTTCCAAAAGAAGTAAATTTGGTTGGCCCTCTGTTACTTTATCCACCTATTTTTGATGAATTTAAAGGTAATAAAATTATTCCAATGAGAGAAAATGTAGGAGAATATATTTGGTTGAGAGAAACACTTGGGCTTTTTGGACAAAATTCAGTTAGTCTTGGGCTATCATGTGCACACGTTGCTTTTGGTTTTGCTGAACATATAGGAGCCTCTCCAATAATTCTAGTAGGTCAAGATTTGGCTTTTGATAGTTCAAATGGTAATTCACATGCTGGGGGGACTATATACGATAATAAGGTATTCGCAAATAATGTATTTTCAAATGTAAATGAGATAAACGTGGAAGGTTATGATGGTGGAACCGTTCCATCTACAGATATATGGGTAAGTTTCAAGAAATGGTTTGAAAAAGAAATAGTAGACAAAGAATTATTTGTAATAAATGCTACTGAAGGAGGGGCAAAAATAGAAAATACTCTTCAAATGAAATTGATAGAAGTAATTGAAAAATATTGTTCAGAACCAGTTGTTGTTAGTGATAAAATAGATTCTGTTGAAAATTATCCTATATCGCTGAAAACTATGAAAACAGTGCTTAATGATCAAAGAAATATATTGGATCAACTTAAGAGGGAATTTGATAATCAGTATCTTAAAATAAATAGATTGAAAATTAATAAAAAATCCACCGAAAAGGAATTAATGAAAAATTTATCTGTTTTGCAAGAAACAGATAATTATTTTCAGCAGGTAAATAATAATTGGTTATTGAGACATAATTTACAACCAGTTTTATTAACCTCGTTATGGGATCTAAATAGTATTGAACAGGTACTTTCTGTAGAAAATTTAAAGAAGAATAAAGAAATTCAATTAGGATTTCTAGAAGCAAGTATTTTCGTTTTAAAAGAATTATATTCAATAATAGAAAATAGCTTAATTGAAATGAAAGTAAACAACGGAGTTGAAAAAGAGTGA
- a CDS encoding flagellin: MRINHNIAALNTYRQLNSATTAQGKSMEKLSSGLRINRAGDDAAGLAISEKMRGQVRGLDQAARNSQDGISLIQTAEGALNETHDILQRMRELSVQASNDTNTDGDRSNIQDEMTQLTKEIDRIAETTQFNTKNLLDGSLGKAVNTAEANVNTSSVFKNSAGAAISADTTLLSNLKDSNGNSLGIAKGDKIQVSYVEDGTTKSVEVAVASTTDIASLAAAITDGTVTISAGKIVVTASTAGTATAVNGITMSVKDTNGNVRAAATNALSSFSETTSAKNVRTDGSATFQIGANTNQNLNLDIEAMTTSSLGVKGLQLQTQTQANTAMKVIDTAIQKVSTERSKLGSVQNRLEHTINNLNTSSENLTAAESRVRDVDMAKEMMNQTKNSILSQAAQAMLAQANQQPQGVLQLLR; this comes from the coding sequence ATGAGAATTAATCATAATATTGCTGCTCTTAACACTTACCGTCAATTAAATAGTGCTACAACTGCTCAAGGGAAATCAATGGAGAAATTATCCTCAGGACTTCGAATTAACCGTGCTGGAGATGACGCAGCTGGCCTAGCAATCTCTGAAAAAATGCGTGGGCAGGTTCGTGGTCTTGATCAAGCTGCTCGTAACTCTCAGGATGGTATCTCTTTAATTCAAACTGCTGAGGGTGCTTTGAATGAAACTCATGACATTCTTCAACGTATGCGCGAGCTATCTGTTCAAGCCTCTAATGATACAAATACTGATGGCGATAGAAGTAATATACAAGATGAAATGACTCAATTAACAAAAGAGATTGATCGTATTGCTGAAACTACTCAATTTAATACGAAAAATTTATTAGATGGATCTCTAGGAAAAGCAGTTAACACGGCTGAAGCAAATGTAAACACAAGTTCAGTATTCAAAAATTCTGCTGGAGCTGCTATATCAGCTGATACTACCTTATTAAGTAACCTTAAAGATTCAAATGGCAATAGCTTAGGTATTGCTAAAGGTGATAAGATTCAAGTATCATATGTTGAAGACGGTACAACTAAATCCGTTGAAGTAGCAGTAGCATCAACAACTGATATTGCATCTTTAGCTGCTGCAATTACAGATGGTACAGTTACAATTTCTGCTGGTAAAATAGTTGTTACTGCTAGTACAGCTGGTACAGCTACTGCTGTCAATGGTATTACTATGTCTGTTAAAGATACAAACGGTAATGTACGTGCTGCTGCTACGAATGCATTATCTAGTTTTTCCGAAACAACTTCTGCTAAAAATGTTCGTACTGATGGAAGTGCTACTTTCCAAATCGGTGCAAATACTAATCAAAATCTAAACTTGGATATTGAAGCTATGACTACTTCTTCCTTAGGTGTTAAAGGATTGCAGTTGCAAACCCAAACCCAAGCCAATACTGCAATGAAGGTCATTGATACAGCTATTCAAAAGGTTTCTACTGAGCGTTCGAAATTAGGATCTGTACAGAATCGTTTGGAGCATACCATCAATAATTTAAATACCTCTTCAGAGAACCTTACCGCTGCAGAATCTCGAGTTCGCGACGTAGATATGGCTAAAGAAATGATGAATCAAACTAAAAATTCAATTCTTTCTCAAGCAGCTCAAGCCATGTTAGCTCAAGCAAATCAGCAACCTCAAGGGGTACTGCAACTTTTAAGATAA
- the csrA gene encoding carbon storage regulator CsrA, which translates to MLVLTRKLNEAIQIGEDIEITVVSIQDGQVKLGINAPKNIDIHRKEIYLSIQEENSSAASVSLDLLKNLKKS; encoded by the coding sequence ATGCTCGTACTAACCAGAAAACTAAACGAAGCCATCCAGATCGGCGAAGACATTGAAATCACCGTCGTAAGCATCCAAGACGGACAAGTCAAATTAGGAATCAATGCCCCAAAAAACATCGACATCCACCGGAAAGAAATATACTTATCAATCCAGGAAGAAAACAGCAGCGCTGCCTCTGTTTCTCTGGATTTGCTGAAAAACCTTAAGAAATCTTAA
- the fliW gene encoding flagellar assembly protein FliW: MLNTKYHGEVKVDDSQILKFEAGIPGFASEKEFIILPLEEGSPFLILQSAATAELAFVVTNPFLFFKDYEFDLDENIVEALKIEDVNQVQIMVILTVQDPFEKSTANLQGPIIVNEQTKQAKQVILNHPSYKTKHSIVQ; this comes from the coding sequence ATGCTAAACACAAAATATCATGGAGAAGTAAAAGTTGATGACTCTCAAATTCTAAAATTTGAAGCAGGCATCCCTGGATTTGCATCGGAAAAAGAGTTTATCATTCTTCCATTAGAAGAAGGCTCTCCCTTCTTAATTCTGCAATCTGCCGCAACAGCTGAGCTTGCATTCGTCGTAACAAACCCTTTTCTATTTTTCAAAGACTACGAGTTTGACCTGGACGAAAATATAGTGGAAGCATTAAAAATCGAAGACGTCAATCAAGTTCAAATCATGGTCATCCTGACTGTTCAAGATCCATTCGAAAAATCAACGGCCAACCTGCAAGGGCCCATCATCGTAAACGAACAAACGAAACAGGCCAAACAAGTCATCCTGAACCACCCATCCTACAAAACCAAGCACAGCATCGTGCAATAG
- a CDS encoding DUF6470 family protein, translated as MQVPQIRIQSTQGRIGLTTISAKMEQQQPKADLSIQQPKAELSIETTKGQLSIDTTEARADVDLKHISRRIQEFAQQGYQDWLDGMARVSAQGDELMRIEYGGNPIPDQAKQNSESPMYDFNIGFIPRAGSVKVNYEPAKVKIDFQPRKPIIDVQKNKPILDYTPGKVHVDMLENPNLTIDFVTIDIKV; from the coding sequence ATGCAGGTCCCGCAAATTCGAATCCAAAGCACACAAGGCAGAATCGGTTTAACGACGATCTCAGCTAAAATGGAACAGCAGCAGCCCAAGGCTGATCTATCCATTCAGCAGCCGAAAGCCGAATTATCCATTGAAACTACTAAAGGACAGCTATCTATTGATACAACTGAAGCAAGAGCAGATGTAGATCTAAAGCATATCTCTAGAAGAATTCAGGAATTTGCCCAGCAAGGCTATCAGGACTGGCTCGATGGAATGGCGAGAGTCTCAGCGCAAGGGGACGAGCTTATGCGCATTGAATATGGAGGCAATCCAATTCCCGATCAGGCGAAACAAAATAGCGAATCCCCCATGTATGATTTTAATATTGGTTTCATTCCCCGTGCCGGAAGTGTAAAAGTAAACTATGAACCGGCTAAAGTGAAAATAGACTTCCAGCCTCGCAAACCAATTATTGACGTTCAGAAAAATAAACCAATTCTGGACTACACACCAGGGAAAGTCCATGTAGATATGCTTGAAAATCCGAATCTAACGATTGATTTCGTAACCATCGACATCAAGGTATAA
- the flgL gene encoding flagellar hook-associated protein FlgL: MRITQGMLANNSLRHISNSYDRMGNLQDQLATGKKITRPSQDPVVAMKGMQYRTGLTEVEQYKRNLSEAYQWMENSEGGMEHATQVFQRARELFLQAKNGTNSPEDLKAIGVEIGQLKEDLAGVVNTQVAGSYIFNGDATDQPPAVVGTDGTVTFAPNTNPFKVSVSNGVQLPVNVNALKAFGGEVDGKNLFATLKSMEDAVNGADMSNSEKLLGDLDKHFDNISAERAELGARYNRLELIDDRIGQQEVTANRILSDNEDADIERVITDLKMQESVHRAALSVSSRIIQPTLMDFLR, from the coding sequence ATGCGCATAACACAAGGAATGCTCGCAAATAACTCGCTGAGGCACATCAGCAACAGCTATGACCGCATGGGAAATCTGCAGGATCAGCTGGCCACAGGCAAGAAAATCACAAGACCTTCACAGGATCCGGTTGTAGCCATGAAGGGGATGCAATACCGGACTGGATTGACCGAGGTCGAGCAGTACAAACGCAATCTGTCGGAAGCGTATCAATGGATGGAAAACTCAGAAGGCGGAATGGAGCATGCAACTCAAGTGTTCCAGCGTGCCCGTGAGCTATTCCTGCAGGCTAAAAATGGAACGAACAGCCCTGAAGATCTGAAGGCAATTGGAGTAGAGATCGGTCAGTTGAAGGAAGATTTAGCTGGAGTCGTGAACACTCAGGTGGCTGGAAGCTATATTTTTAATGGAGATGCAACGGATCAACCGCCTGCGGTCGTAGGCACAGATGGAACGGTAACCTTTGCTCCGAACACAAATCCATTTAAAGTATCCGTCTCCAACGGTGTTCAGCTGCCGGTAAACGTCAACGCTTTAAAAGCATTTGGCGGTGAGGTGGATGGAAAGAATCTTTTTGCTACATTGAAAAGCATGGAAGATGCAGTTAATGGCGCGGACATGAGTAACAGCGAAAAACTTCTCGGAGATTTAGATAAGCACTTTGATAACATTAGTGCTGAGCGTGCAGAACTCGGAGCGCGCTACAACCGCCTTGAACTGATTGATGACCGCATCGGCCAGCAGGAAGTAACGGCCAACCGTATTCTTTCAGACAACGAAGACGCCGACATTGAACGCGTCATCACAGACCTTAAAATGCAGGAAAGCGTGCACCGTGCCGCACTAAGCGTAAGCTCAAGAATCATTCAGCCTACCCTTATGGATTTCCTAAGATAA
- the flgK gene encoding flagellar hook-associated protein FlgK, producing the protein MGSTFAGLEISKRGMSAQQSALYTTGQNISNANTPGYTRQRVNFKATDAYPYPGLEMPKIPGQQGTGVEGGSIQRIRDSFLDVQFRGESTKTGYYEARAQALESMEEIMNEPSETGLSKTMDRFWQSLEDLAANPRNSGARSVVKERGIAVADTFQYLSTSLKKVQDNLKSEMDLSATQVQSLATQLKNVNKQISEIEPHGYLPNDLYDERDRIIDELSSLVPIKVSDPIKSGGNALPIAEGMAVVEILKKDGTSAGKLVDGLNSSTFSMDYEDGLVTGMKIGGTSVAVTDIQSTGKIQGLASSHGYKDAGAAKGEYVDMLNDLNSLAESFAEEFNKVHADGLNLKDFATSPPGKSAVNFFEFTPGSGADTIRISDKIMESTDYIAASKGQIGNGDNALALGKVKSGSVTIDGKSTSVQNFYEGMIGNMAVQAQESDRMLKNSNTLKDSVELRRQSVSAVSLDEEMTNMIQFQHAYNASARMITMQDELLDTIINKMGL; encoded by the coding sequence ATGGGTTCAACCTTTGCAGGACTGGAAATATCAAAACGGGGAATGTCGGCTCAGCAGTCGGCGCTTTATACGACGGGGCAGAATATATCGAATGCGAATACGCCTGGGTATACGAGGCAGCGAGTAAACTTCAAAGCAACGGATGCCTATCCGTATCCTGGTCTTGAAATGCCGAAAATTCCGGGGCAGCAGGGAACTGGAGTAGAGGGAGGAAGCATTCAGCGGATCCGGGATAGCTTCTTGGATGTTCAGTTCAGAGGCGAAAGCACGAAAACGGGCTATTATGAAGCGCGGGCTCAGGCGCTTGAAAGCATGGAAGAAATTATGAATGAACCCTCTGAAACGGGTTTGTCCAAAACGATGGACCGTTTTTGGCAGTCGTTAGAAGACCTTGCAGCCAATCCAAGAAACTCAGGTGCACGTTCCGTCGTGAAGGAACGCGGAATTGCTGTTGCGGATACATTCCAGTATCTTTCCACGTCGTTAAAAAAGGTTCAGGATAACCTTAAAAGTGAAATGGACCTCTCGGCAACTCAGGTTCAATCACTGGCCACCCAACTGAAAAACGTCAACAAACAAATCTCGGAAATTGAGCCGCACGGCTATCTTCCGAATGATCTCTATGATGAGCGGGACCGGATTATCGATGAGCTGTCTTCTTTAGTTCCGATTAAAGTGAGCGATCCGATTAAAAGCGGAGGAAATGCTCTTCCGATTGCGGAAGGAATGGCCGTTGTGGAGATTCTGAAAAAAGACGGAACATCAGCAGGCAAGCTTGTAGACGGATTAAACAGCTCCACTTTTTCCATGGATTACGAGGATGGTTTAGTTACAGGAATGAAGATTGGTGGTACGTCAGTTGCTGTGACGGACATTCAAAGTACAGGTAAAATTCAAGGCCTTGCAAGCTCACATGGCTATAAAGACGCTGGAGCAGCTAAAGGCGAATATGTTGATATGCTGAATGACCTGAACAGCCTGGCTGAGTCTTTTGCAGAAGAATTCAATAAGGTTCATGCTGATGGTCTGAATTTAAAGGATTTTGCAACTTCACCTCCTGGAAAGTCTGCTGTCAACTTTTTTGAGTTTACACCTGGAAGTGGAGCCGATACGATCCGCATTTCGGATAAGATTATGGAATCCACCGATTATATCGCAGCCTCCAAAGGTCAAATCGGAAATGGCGATAATGCCCTTGCACTCGGAAAAGTGAAATCCGGATCCGTAACGATTGACGGAAAAAGCACCAGTGTCCAGAATTTTTACGAGGGTATGATTGGGAACATGGCCGTTCAGGCTCAGGAATCAGACCGGATGCTGAAAAACAGCAATACATTAAAGGATTCTGTTGAACTTCGCCGCCAGTCGGTCAGTGCCGTTTCATTAGATGAAGAAATGACGAATATGATTCAATTCCAGCATGCATACAATGCATCAGCCCGCATGATAACGATGCAGGACGAGCTGCTGGATACGATTATTAATAAAATGGGATTGTAG
- a CDS encoding flagellar protein FlgN, whose product MQAGKLILTLDRLLELHLDLYQTALKKTDQLKHNQTDELKQVLQHEQVLVQSIKQTETERITQASLFLGRHTDLTLTACAEKAEGAEKTRLTELKEEFKEVMDKLKAANQLNQQMTQSALQFVTMSLDMLIPREQTPNYQRPDTMRKTEPNRRSLFDSKA is encoded by the coding sequence ATGCAGGCTGGCAAGCTCATACTTACATTAGACAGGCTCCTTGAGCTGCATCTGGATTTATACCAGACTGCTTTGAAAAAAACAGATCAGCTGAAGCACAATCAGACGGACGAGCTAAAGCAAGTATTGCAGCATGAACAGGTTCTTGTGCAGTCCATTAAACAAACGGAGACTGAGCGAATCACTCAAGCCTCTCTGTTTCTCGGACGTCATACGGATCTGACCCTCACTGCATGCGCGGAAAAAGCGGAAGGTGCTGAAAAAACGCGCCTTACCGAATTGAAAGAGGAATTCAAAGAGGTCATGGACAAGCTGAAGGCTGCCAACCAGCTGAACCAGCAAATGACTCAAAGTGCGCTGCAGTTTGTCACCATGTCACTCGATATGCTGATACCAAGAGAGCAGACGCCCAACTACCAGCGGCCTGATACAATGAGAAAAACCGAACCGAATCGAAGATCCCTCTTTGATTCGAAAGCTTAA